A single genomic interval of Antechinus flavipes isolate AdamAnt ecotype Samford, QLD, Australia chromosome 1, AdamAnt_v2, whole genome shotgun sequence harbors:
- the CKS2 gene encoding cyclin-dependent kinases regulatory subunit 2 has translation MAHKQIYYSDKYFDEHYEYRHVMLPRELSKQVPKTHLMSEEEWRRLGVQQSLGWVHYMIHEPEPHILLFRRPLPKEQQK, from the exons ATGGCCCACAAGCAAATCTACTACTCGGACAAGTATTTTGATGAGCACTACGAGTACCG GCATGTTATGTTACCTAGAGAACTTTCCAAACAAGTACCAAAAACCCATCTGATGTCTGAAGAAGAGTGGAGGAGACTAGGTGTCCAGCAGAGTCTTGGATGGGTTCATTATATGATTCATGAGCCAG AACCACATATTCTGCTCTTTAGAAGACCTCTtccaaaagaacaacaaaaatga